One Desulfobulbus propionicus DSM 2032 DNA segment encodes these proteins:
- a CDS encoding FKBP-type peptidyl-prolyl cis-trans isomerase, with translation MKLHVVGLMVLLVAARTVCAADQPMELKNDEQKLSYAMGLDLGEYFKGLEDKFDLQALNQGIVDSYNGNKPLLSAADAAAIQQNFAKKQQEKQIQKTVAMVQKNRKAAEEFLKANKGKEGVTETKSGLQYKVVKKGQGAKPAPTDMVKVQYKGTLIDGKEFDSSYKRNEPAEFQVNQVIAGWQEALPLMEVGSTYELYIPPDLAYGDRGAPPVIEPGSMLIFQVELLEILQPAKEKEKEKKE, from the coding sequence ATGAAGTTGCATGTTGTTGGTCTGATGGTCCTGCTGGTGGCAGCGAGGACAGTTTGTGCGGCCGATCAACCGATGGAGTTGAAAAACGACGAACAGAAGCTGAGTTATGCCATGGGCCTTGATCTTGGGGAGTACTTCAAGGGGCTGGAGGATAAATTTGATTTGCAGGCCCTCAACCAAGGCATTGTCGACAGCTACAATGGCAACAAACCGTTGCTCAGTGCCGCCGATGCGGCCGCGATTCAGCAGAATTTCGCCAAAAAGCAACAGGAGAAGCAGATCCAGAAGACCGTGGCCATGGTGCAGAAAAACCGCAAGGCCGCCGAGGAGTTTCTCAAGGCAAACAAGGGCAAGGAAGGGGTGACCGAAACCAAGTCCGGGTTGCAGTACAAGGTGGTGAAAAAAGGGCAGGGCGCCAAGCCGGCGCCGACCGACATGGTCAAGGTGCAATACAAGGGCACGCTGATCGACGGCAAGGAATTCGACAGTTCCTACAAGCGCAATGAGCCGGCGGAGTTTCAAGTGAATCAGGTGATCGCCGGCTGGCAGGAAGCCCTACCGCTGATGGAAGTCGGGTCCACCTATGAATTGTATATCCCACCGGACCTTGCGTACGGCGACCGCGGCGCTCCTCCGGTGATCGAGCCTGGCTCCATGCTGATTTTCCAGGTCGAGCTGCTCGAGATCCTGCAGCCGGCAAAAGAGAAAGAAAAGGAGAAAAAGGAATAA
- a CDS encoding ATPase produces the protein MLLADFGTSYCKILDTAESNAPRIIATRDLPPDFLADLGTGHNAARRSKRSINELTALARGGGRLINRSDFVLLDCGSRDIKYVRFRHGEVMDMGWNAECGASMGFTIELLATYYQLDYAALPVPSTGFSITCGVLGMSHIFDAVVSGVPEATAVAQFVRGIALNAYRFAQEPQELYLSGGLCDNPLFVASFPCQVHPLGRFVLLEGLLATPQRPQPEAAAPLQG, from the coding sequence ATGCTGCTGGCGGATTTCGGCACCTCCTACTGCAAGATTCTCGATACTGCGGAGAGCAACGCTCCCCGGATCATCGCCACCCGGGATCTGCCTCCCGATTTCCTTGCCGATCTCGGCACCGGCCACAACGCCGCCCGCAGGAGCAAACGCAGCATCAACGAATTGACGGCCCTGGCCAGGGGCGGAGGACGTCTCATCAACCGGTCCGATTTTGTCCTGCTCGATTGCGGCAGCCGGGACATTAAGTACGTCCGTTTTCGCCATGGAGAGGTGATGGACATGGGCTGGAATGCCGAATGCGGTGCCTCCATGGGCTTCACCATCGAACTGCTCGCCACTTACTACCAGCTTGATTACGCGGCCCTGCCGGTCCCTTCCACCGGCTTTTCCATCACCTGCGGAGTGCTTGGCATGAGCCACATCTTCGACGCGGTGGTGTCCGGCGTGCCGGAGGCCACCGCAGTCGCCCAGTTTGTCCGCGGCATCGCCCTCAACGCCTACCGTTTTGCCCAGGAACCCCAGGAGCTTTATCTCTCTGGAGGGCTGTGCGACAATCCCCTGTTTGTGGCCAGCTTTCCCTGCCAGGTTCACCCGCTGGGTCGATTTGTCCTGCTCGAAGGGCTGCTTGCCACCCCGCAACGCCCGCAACCGGAGGCAGCGGCTCCTCTTCAGGGATAA
- a CDS encoding phenylacetate--CoA ligase family protein — MYWEPERECMAREDLEQLQLERLQATLYRVGTHVPFYKKKFEQLKFNYDDIRSLEDVRRLPFTEKQDLRDNYPYGLFAVPLRDVVRVHSSSGTSGQATVVGYTRNDIRTWSNLVARIITAAGVTKNDVIQIAFGYGLFTGGFGLHYGAELIGASVIPISAGNTKRQIQIMQDFKTTALVCTPSYALVLADTMMEMGINPNGLSLRYGLFGGEPWSEAMRQEIHQKLGIVATDNYGLSEVMGPGVAGECLECRGLHINEDHFLLEILDPATLEPVPEGEVGELVITTLTKEAFPMVRYRTRDLTRFIPGTCACGRTMKRMERVMGRSDDMLIIKGVNVFPMQIEKVLFEVEGTEPHYQILVERENHADKITVLVEVVESIFFDEMKKQRMVIDRIKSRLASEVGISVEVKLVEEKTLERSEGKAKRVIDRRKL; from the coding sequence ATGTACTGGGAACCGGAACGAGAATGCATGGCACGAGAAGACCTGGAACAGCTTCAGTTGGAGCGATTGCAGGCAACACTGTATCGGGTGGGAACCCATGTCCCCTTCTATAAGAAGAAATTCGAGCAGCTCAAGTTCAATTACGACGACATCCGATCGCTGGAGGATGTGCGGCGGTTGCCGTTCACCGAGAAACAGGATCTGCGCGACAACTATCCCTACGGCCTGTTCGCCGTGCCCCTGCGCGATGTCGTCCGGGTTCATTCCTCGTCCGGCACCTCGGGCCAGGCCACCGTGGTCGGATACACGCGCAACGACATCCGGACCTGGTCGAATTTGGTGGCACGGATCATCACTGCCGCCGGAGTGACCAAGAACGATGTCATCCAGATAGCGTTTGGCTACGGGTTGTTCACCGGTGGTTTTGGCCTCCATTACGGTGCCGAGCTGATCGGTGCCTCGGTCATTCCGATCTCGGCCGGCAACACCAAACGTCAGATCCAGATCATGCAGGATTTCAAGACCACCGCCTTGGTCTGCACCCCGTCCTATGCGTTGGTGCTGGCGGACACGATGATGGAGATGGGCATCAACCCCAACGGCCTGTCGCTGCGGTATGGGCTGTTCGGCGGCGAACCCTGGTCGGAGGCCATGCGCCAGGAAATTCATCAGAAACTCGGTATCGTCGCCACCGACAACTACGGCCTGTCCGAGGTCATGGGCCCGGGCGTGGCGGGCGAGTGCCTTGAGTGCAGAGGGCTCCACATCAACGAGGATCACTTCCTCCTGGAGATCCTCGATCCGGCCACCCTGGAGCCGGTACCCGAGGGGGAAGTCGGTGAACTGGTGATCACCACCCTCACCAAGGAGGCCTTTCCGATGGTTCGCTACCGGACCCGCGACCTGACCCGGTTCATCCCCGGAACCTGTGCCTGCGGTCGCACCATGAAGCGGATGGAGCGGGTGATGGGCCGCAGCGATGACATGCTGATCATCAAGGGGGTCAACGTGTTCCCCATGCAGATCGAGAAGGTGCTGTTCGAGGTCGAGGGCACCGAGCCCCATTACCAGATCCTTGTCGAGCGGGAAAACCATGCCGACAAGATCACCGTATTGGTCGAGGTGGTGGAATCGATCTTCTTCGACGAGATGAAGAAACAGCGGATGGTGATCGACCGGATCAAAAGCCGGCTGGCGTCGGAAGTGGGGATCAGTGTCGAGGTCAAACTGGTGGAGGAGAAAACGCTAGAGCGTTCGGAGGGCAAGGCCAAGCGGGTTATCGATCGCAGAAAATTGTAA